Proteins from one Nakamurella multipartita DSM 44233 genomic window:
- a CDS encoding APC family permease, with the protein MTQERSAENSAAPADPSGQPELKRVMGPKLLLLFIVGDILGTGVYALTGDVAAEVGGAAWVPFLVAFAVATITAFSYLELVTKYPKAAGAALYTHKAFGIHFFTFLVAFVVMSSGITSASTASRAFAANLAQGFGFEAGPWTIVLIALGFMTLVAVVNFRGVGESVKANVVLTLIELSGLLLVIMVGFWAFFGADFDLSRVVAFDTADDKNIFLAVTAATSLAFFAMVGFEDSVNMAEETKDPVRIFPKVMLTGLTITGVIYVLVSIVSVALVPVGVLADSDTPLVEVVKVGAPGLPIDTLLPFISMFAVANSALINMLMASRLIYGMARQRVLPPVLGKVHPTRCTPWTAIVFTTLLAFGLIVFVSMGNADAVAVLGGTTALLLLGVFSVVNVAVLVLRRDVPDRKYFRAPTALPIIGMITCLYLVTPFTGRSSTQYVVAGWLLVIGVVLFFVTVLINKKLGVSPSRWRDLKDLTEEPGPRN; encoded by the coding sequence ATGACCCAGGAACGTTCCGCCGAGAACTCCGCGGCGCCCGCGGACCCCTCCGGCCAGCCCGAGCTCAAACGGGTGATGGGGCCCAAGCTGCTGCTGCTGTTCATCGTCGGCGACATCCTGGGCACCGGGGTCTATGCGCTGACCGGGGATGTCGCGGCCGAGGTCGGCGGCGCCGCGTGGGTGCCGTTCCTGGTCGCGTTCGCGGTCGCCACCATCACCGCGTTCAGCTACCTGGAGCTGGTCACCAAGTACCCGAAGGCGGCCGGGGCGGCGCTGTATACGCACAAGGCGTTCGGCATCCACTTCTTCACGTTCCTGGTCGCGTTCGTCGTGATGTCCTCCGGCATCACCTCGGCGTCCACGGCGTCACGGGCGTTCGCCGCGAACCTGGCCCAGGGCTTCGGCTTCGAGGCCGGCCCGTGGACGATCGTGCTGATCGCGCTGGGATTTATGACGCTGGTGGCGGTGGTCAACTTCCGCGGGGTCGGCGAGAGCGTCAAGGCCAACGTGGTGCTGACGCTGATCGAGCTGTCCGGCCTGCTGCTGGTGATCATGGTCGGGTTCTGGGCGTTCTTCGGCGCGGACTTCGACCTGAGCCGGGTGGTCGCCTTCGACACCGCGGACGACAAGAACATCTTCCTGGCCGTCACCGCGGCCACCTCATTGGCGTTCTTCGCCATGGTCGGCTTCGAGGACTCGGTGAACATGGCCGAGGAGACCAAGGACCCGGTGCGCATCTTCCCCAAGGTGATGCTGACCGGGCTGACCATCACCGGTGTCATCTACGTGCTGGTCTCGATCGTCTCGGTCGCCCTGGTGCCGGTCGGGGTGCTGGCCGACAGCGACACCCCGCTGGTCGAGGTGGTCAAGGTCGGCGCCCCCGGACTGCCGATCGACACCCTGTTGCCGTTCATCTCGATGTTCGCCGTGGCCAACTCCGCGCTGATCAACATGCTGATGGCCAGCCGGCTGATCTACGGCATGGCCCGCCAACGGGTGCTGCCGCCGGTGCTGGGCAAGGTCCACCCGACCCGCTGCACCCCCTGGACGGCGATCGTCTTCACCACCCTGCTCGCGTTCGGTCTCATCGTGTTTGTCTCCATGGGCAACGCCGACGCGGTCGCGGTGCTCGGCGGGACCACCGCGTTGCTGCTGCTCGGCGTGTTCAGCGTGGTCAACGTGGCCGTGCTGGTGCTCCGGCGGGATGTGCCCGACCGCAAGTACTTCCGGGCCCCGACGGCCCTGCCGATCATCGGGATGATCACCTGCCTGTACCTGGTCACCCCGTTCACCGGCCGCTCGTCCACCCAGTACGTCGTCGCCGGTTGGCTACTGGTGATCGGGGTCGTGCTGTTCTTCGTCACCGTGTTGATCAACAAGAAGCTGGGTGTCTCCCCGAGCCGCTGGCGGGATCTGAAGGACCTGACCGAAGAACCCGGCCCCCGCAACTGA
- a CDS encoding alpha/beta fold hydrolase: MADTPVRDRAAFLQAYDEAMRRWAPGTETLDLDSDFGRTRVYLSGPPSAPPVLLLAAYGATSAEWSPLALDLAVDHRLHAVDIPGDPGRSVPGDAALATPADLRRWLVGVLDGLGLARVHPIGHSYGAWIALNFALGEPGRVSGLTLLDPTMCFTPMLKGYIFRATPTLMRPSGARRTAMIQWETRGVPLNQQWLEVTALGTDAFGLTSTVPTRIPAASAFDALTAPTAVVLAGRSRVLHARTTARRAGTRSALITVHTLADASHYGLPMTHPHAIADIVRATGTGAAPA; this comes from the coding sequence ATGGCCGACACACCGGTGCGGGACCGGGCCGCCTTCCTGCAGGCCTACGACGAGGCGATGCGGCGGTGGGCGCCCGGCACCGAGACGCTGGATCTGGATTCGGACTTCGGCCGCACCCGGGTCTACCTGAGCGGGCCGCCATCGGCGCCGCCGGTCCTGCTGCTGGCCGCCTACGGGGCGACCTCGGCCGAGTGGAGCCCCCTGGCCCTGGATCTGGCCGTCGACCACCGGCTGCACGCGGTCGACATCCCCGGCGACCCCGGCCGCAGCGTCCCTGGGGACGCCGCCCTGGCCACCCCGGCCGACCTGCGCCGTTGGCTCGTCGGCGTGCTCGACGGGCTCGGCCTGGCCCGGGTCCACCCGATCGGCCACTCGTACGGGGCATGGATCGCTCTGAACTTCGCCCTGGGAGAGCCCGGCCGGGTCTCCGGGCTGACCCTGCTCGACCCGACCATGTGCTTCACCCCGATGCTCAAGGGCTACATCTTCCGGGCCACCCCGACCCTGATGCGGCCCAGCGGGGCCCGGCGGACCGCGATGATCCAGTGGGAGACCCGCGGTGTGCCACTCAATCAACAGTGGCTCGAGGTGACCGCCTTGGGCACCGACGCGTTCGGGCTCACCTCGACGGTCCCGACCAGGATCCCCGCCGCCTCCGCCTTCGACGCGTTGACGGCGCCGACCGCAGTGGTGCTGGCCGGTCGCAGCCGGGTCCTGCACGCTCGCACGACGGCCCGGCGGGCCGGCACCCGATCGGCCCTGATCACCGTGCACACCCTGGCCGACGCCTCCCACTACGGCCTGCCGATGACCCACCCGCACGCGATCGCCGACATCGTCCGGGCCACCGGGACGGGTGCGGCGCCGGCCTGA
- a CDS encoding lactonase family protein: MHEFLIGCYTFGAGGRGRRIEVVAHDPQTGRWELLTDRDLAEPVAGASATEQPESPSYLAWHPDGWHVYAAGEVSDGQVWALAVAPGGHGLSVLGSASTGGAHPCHLAVDPSGRVLLTANYTSGSIAVHRLTPDGRIGKLSQLVEHEGCGPHPDRQQGPHAHMVHVLDQTLVLAVDLGADLIVAYRLDPAAATLTPLMTSPLPAGFGPRHLVALDHDRVAVAGELTGELALLRLDRQTGQLELLDLQSGSDVAEEPAAPSGVGRTADGQFVLMANRGPNTVAAFRVDGQSIQLVDEIGCGGDHPRDLTVVGDLVYVANQESDSLTVLRIDPETGALSATTSTFNTPSPTQLLAVPGPHDGR; the protein is encoded by the coding sequence ATGCACGAGTTCCTGATCGGCTGCTACACCTTCGGCGCCGGCGGCCGCGGCCGGCGGATCGAAGTGGTCGCGCACGATCCGCAGACCGGCCGGTGGGAGCTGCTCACGGACCGGGACCTGGCCGAACCGGTGGCCGGTGCGTCCGCGACCGAACAGCCCGAGTCGCCGTCGTACCTGGCCTGGCATCCGGACGGTTGGCACGTGTACGCGGCCGGTGAGGTCTCCGACGGGCAGGTCTGGGCGCTCGCCGTCGCCCCCGGTGGGCACGGGTTGTCGGTGCTTGGTTCGGCCTCCACCGGCGGCGCGCACCCGTGCCACCTGGCCGTCGACCCGTCCGGCCGGGTGCTGCTGACCGCCAACTACACCTCGGGCAGCATCGCGGTTCATCGGCTGACGCCGGACGGCCGGATCGGCAAGTTGAGTCAGCTCGTCGAGCACGAGGGTTGCGGCCCGCACCCGGACCGGCAGCAGGGCCCGCACGCGCACATGGTCCACGTGCTGGATCAGACCCTGGTGCTCGCCGTCGATCTCGGTGCGGATCTGATCGTCGCCTACCGGCTCGACCCGGCGGCCGCCACCCTGACCCCGCTGATGACGTCGCCGCTGCCGGCCGGGTTCGGACCCCGCCATCTGGTCGCTCTGGACCACGACCGGGTCGCCGTCGCCGGGGAGCTGACCGGTGAGCTGGCGCTGCTGCGGCTGGACCGGCAGACCGGGCAGCTCGAGCTGCTGGACCTGCAGAGCGGCTCCGACGTGGCCGAGGAACCGGCCGCCCCCAGCGGCGTCGGGCGCACCGCCGACGGGCAGTTCGTGCTGATGGCCAACCGGGGCCCGAACACCGTCGCGGCCTTCCGGGTGGACGGCCAGAGCATTCAGCTGGTCGACGAGATCGGCTGCGGCGGCGACCATCCCCGGGACCTGACGGTGGTCGGCGACCTGGTGTACGTGGCCAACCAGGAGAGCGACTCGCTGACCGTGCTGCGGATCGATCCCGAGACCGGCGCCCTGAGCGCCACCACGAGTACGTTCAACACCCCCAGCCCCACCCAGCTGCTGGCCGTGCCCGGCCCGCACGACGGGAGATGA
- a CDS encoding TetR/AcrR family transcriptional regulator produces the protein MVRWEPGTRERLYAAALELFATRGYEQTTAAEIAQSIGLSERTFFRHFADKREVLFAGQGEFLGVFLAGVADAPASAGPLELVTASLRAAATMFPDQRRSDVRLRQSVVAANAALGEREQHKMAVVAAALSGALRERGVDEPAATLAARSAITVFSVAVAQWVRPDEQRSMGELLERTTAELVALMTGATTAVSTTETMTAR, from the coding sequence ATGGTGCGGTGGGAACCGGGAACCCGGGAGCGGCTGTATGCGGCCGCGCTCGAGCTGTTCGCGACCCGCGGCTACGAGCAGACCACCGCCGCCGAGATCGCCCAGTCGATCGGCCTGAGCGAGCGGACGTTCTTCCGGCACTTCGCCGACAAGCGCGAGGTGCTCTTCGCCGGGCAGGGAGAGTTCCTGGGCGTCTTCCTGGCCGGCGTCGCCGATGCCCCGGCGTCGGCCGGTCCCTTGGAACTGGTGACGGCGAGCCTGCGGGCCGCGGCGACCATGTTTCCCGACCAGCGGCGGTCCGACGTGCGACTGCGGCAGTCGGTCGTCGCGGCCAATGCCGCCCTGGGTGAACGGGAGCAGCACAAGATGGCCGTCGTGGCCGCCGCCCTGTCCGGGGCGCTGCGCGAGCGGGGCGTCGACGAACCGGCGGCGACCCTGGCGGCCCGATCCGCGATCACCGTGTTCTCGGTCGCGGTCGCCCAGTGGGTCCGCCCGGACGAGCAACGATCGATGGGCGAGCTGCTCGAGCGGACGACTGCCGAGCTCGTCGCGCTGATGACCGGGGCCACGACCGCCGTGTCCACCACCGAGACGATGACGGCCAGATGA
- a CDS encoding SDR family oxidoreductase, translating into MHVFVTGASGWIGRATVEELVGAGHEVTGLARSDAAAAALTTQGVHVRRGHLDDPDGLRAAATAADAVIHLANKHDWSNPAASNAAERSAVQAIGDALVGTGKPFLLASGLLTAVTGRPATEDDPSPFHGADSPRGGSENLALEFVDRGVHAVPVRFPPTVHGVGDHGFIAHLADIARAKGVAGYPGDGTNRWAAVHRSDAARAVALSLAKAPAGARVHAVGEQGVPTRVIAEAIGRAAGLPVTSIDPADLTDHFGWLGMFFSRDMTARSSATQQLLGWLPTGPTLVEDIDAGAY; encoded by the coding sequence ATGCACGTCTTCGTCACCGGTGCCTCCGGTTGGATCGGCCGCGCCACCGTGGAGGAACTGGTCGGGGCCGGACACGAGGTCACCGGCCTCGCCCGGTCCGATGCCGCCGCGGCCGCGTTGACCACCCAGGGAGTGCACGTGCGCCGCGGGCACCTGGACGACCCGGACGGCCTGCGGGCGGCGGCCACCGCCGCGGACGCGGTGATCCATCTGGCCAACAAGCACGACTGGTCGAACCCGGCGGCCTCGAACGCGGCCGAACGGTCCGCCGTGCAGGCCATCGGCGACGCACTCGTGGGCACCGGCAAGCCGTTCCTGCTGGCCTCGGGCCTGCTCACGGCGGTCACCGGGCGCCCGGCCACCGAGGACGACCCGTCACCGTTCCACGGCGCCGATTCGCCGCGTGGGGGCAGCGAGAACCTGGCGTTGGAGTTCGTCGACCGCGGCGTGCACGCCGTCCCGGTGCGCTTCCCCCCGACCGTGCACGGGGTCGGCGACCACGGCTTCATCGCCCACCTCGCGGACATCGCGCGGGCCAAGGGCGTGGCCGGCTACCCCGGCGACGGCACCAACCGGTGGGCCGCGGTGCACCGCTCGGACGCCGCCCGCGCCGTCGCGCTGTCCCTGGCCAAGGCCCCCGCGGGCGCGCGGGTGCATGCCGTCGGCGAGCAGGGCGTGCCCACCCGGGTCATCGCCGAGGCGATCGGCCGGGCCGCCGGCCTGCCGGTGACCTCGATCGACCCGGCCGACCTGACCGACCATTTCGGCTGGCTCGGCATGTTCTTCAGCCGGGACATGACCGCGCGCAGCAGCGCGACCCAGCAGCTGCTGGGCTGGCTGCCGACCGGCCCGACCCTGGTCGAGGACATCGACGCCGGCGCCTACTGA